One Saccharomyces eubayanus strain FM1318 chromosome VIII, whole genome shotgun sequence genomic window carries:
- the VMR1 gene encoding putative ATP-binding cassette multidrug transporter VMR1, translated as MVWDSAIIRSNDPFWDIDDFTRFGRAQLLNFYLPWAIIISIAVYEIYRCITSRNKKLPEPGLVNEYLYGSQQQEVGEEEDERLLQSHYAPVLYVDRKDNGEILKQRHFDITDIDVKKIDTKNHGGLTFKNPTTADHFRKLFEIVLVFLQVIGLSVLRVTNVNTELINRDISILLLLWLLLLSLTLRRLYRPTENHWNTCFAAYTVIWISTWFPLRSMYIGHINDTPTRIFYVFQFTIISILQLIMLTSPFKDNQLMIYTRDNSILPSKEHTSSILSLITWSWITDFIWHAQKYTIKLKDIWGLSMEEYSVFILKRFAKGNDMSTKNGLTVSLFKFFRCNLIVELVWIAVNSIVNLFPTILMKKFLEIVDDPGESVSSMNLAWLYIFAMFICRLTIAICNSQAQFIADKICLKIRTILIGEIYSKALRRKLFTAPKNNDDTTSVSANLGTIINLISIDSFKVSEISTYFFMTVQAIIMVLIVVGLLFKFLGISAFAGISIILMMFPLNFRLAELIGKFQKSALQCTDKRIAKLNECLQNIRIVKYFAWENNISKDIKLIRQNELRFLLQKSMVWALSSFLWFVTPTLVTGVTFAIYIFVQHQELNAPLAFTTLSLFTLLKTPLDQLSNMLSFMNQSKVSLDRIVKFINEDDTEKYNQLTVSPDENKIEFKNATLTWNENDTESTIFRLCDLNITFQIGKLNLILGSTGSGKSALLMGLLGELHLISGSITVPGLEPRHDLIPDHNGLTNSFAYCSQNAWLLNGTVKNNIIFNGAYDDVRYRKVIDACGLKRDLEILPAGDSTEIGEKGITLSGGQKQRISLARAVYSNAKHLLLDDCLSAVDSHTAVWIYENCITGPMMEKRTCILVTHNVSLTIRKAHFAVILENGKVKNQGAIKQLEKEGIFKEEIAQMPYKGNRAETSGNETSDLQESTSQKTKADTEDTEFGGDLIQKGQLVKDEQKSNGAISLDVYKWYLKYFGGWKALTALLTLYVITQVLFISQSWWIRYWVNDSKPHIETSGFSMNGLPLKRTVVDRIDPPKSKHTVLYYLGMYFGIGFIQALLGGTKTFATFFAGIQASRKIFDDMLDLVLHAKIRFFDVTPIGRIMNRFAKDIEGVDQELTPYLEVTMFCLIQCTSIIFLITIITPRFLIVAVVVFILYYFIGMWYLTASRELKRIDSITKSPIFQHFSETLVGVCTIRAFGDEKRFILENLDKIDQNNRAFFYLSVAVKWFAFRVDIIGAFIVLASGSFILININNIDSGLAGISLTYAILFTDGALWLVRLYSAFEMNMNSVERLKEYSSIEQENYFDYNKDHIQELQQSSWPEHGQIEVKNLSLRYALNLPPVIKNVSFTVEPQSKVGIVGRTGAGKSTIITALFRLLEPETGHIKIDGCDISQIDLVTLRRAITIIPQDPVLFTGTIKSNVDPYDEYDNKKIFKVLAQVNLISAGDIEAAQNMGENSITVRNKFINLQTEITEGGQNISQGERQLLFIARSLLREPKIILLDEATSSVDYESDNLIQGIIRNEFHKSTILTIAHRLRSVIDYDKVLVMDAGEVKEYDHPSNLLKNEQSIFYSMCRDSGDLELLKQLANQSRERSTQ; from the coding sequence ATGGTTTGGGATTCTGCAATTATCCGAAGTAATGACCCATTTTGGGACATTGATGACTTTACTCGATTTGGAAGAGCTCAgttattgaatttttacTTGCCATGGGCAATTATAATATCCATTGCCGTTTATGAAATCTACCGGTGTATCACGTCTCGCAATAAGAAACTTCCTGAGCCTGGTCTAGTTAATGAATATTTGTATGGCTCTCAGCAACAAGAAGtaggagaagaagaagatgagaGACTCCTGCAAAGTCATTATGCCCCGGTTCTTTACGTTGATAGGAAGGATAATGGAGAAATATTGAAACAAAGACATTTCGATATAACGGATATAGATGTAAAGAAAATCGACACTAAGAACCACGGTGGACTAACATTTAAGAATCCCACCACTGCGGACCATTTCAGAAAGTTGTTCGAGATCGTATTGGTATTTTTACAAGTAATCGGCCTTTCCGTTTTAAGAGTAACAAACGTTAATACAGAATTAATTAATAGAGATATATCCATTTTACTTTTGCTGTGGTTATTACTACTTTCTCTAACTCTCAGAAGACTCTATAGGCCAACAGAAAACCACTGGAACACCTGCTTCGCTGCCTACACAGTTATTTGGATATCCACTTGGTTTCCATTACGTTCCATGTATATTGGCCATATCAACGATACACCTACACGCATTTTCTacgtttttcaatttacaATTATTTCGATTTTACAGCTAATAATGCTTACCTCACCATTCAAAGACAATCAGCTCATGATATACACCAGAGATAATTCTATACTTCCTTCCAAAGAACACACATCTTCTATTTTGAGCCTCATCACCTGGAGTTGGATTACTGACTTTATATGGCACGCTCAGAAATATACCATCAAACTAAAGGATATCTGGGGCTTGTCAATGGAAGAATATTccgttttcattttgaaaagattcGCGAAAGGGAATGATATGTCAACCAAAAATGGCTTAACTGTATCATTATTCAAGTTCTTTAGATGTAATTTAATCGTTGAATTGGTATGGATTGCAGTTAATAGTATCGTTAATCTTTTCCCAACCAttctaatgaaaaaattcctgGAAATTGTAGATGACCCAGGCGAATCTGTATCATCTATGAATTTGGCGTGGCTTTATATCTTTGCTATGTTCATCTGTAGATTAACAATAGCAATTTGTAATTCACAAGCGCAATTCATTGCTGATAAGATTTGCTTGAAAATTAGGACCATTCTTATAGGAGAAATATATTCGAAAGCTCTGCGTAGAAAACTATTTACAGCTCCCAAAAACAATGATGATACAACTAGCGTCTCTGCGAACCTCGGTACTATaataaatttgatttccaTCGACTCTTTCAAAGTGTCTGAAATTTCAACCTACTTCTTTATGACAGTGCAAGCCATAATTATGGTCCTAATTGTGGTAGGATTgcttttcaagtttttggGCATTTCTGCCTTTGCAGGTATCTCAATTATCTTGATGATGTTTCCGTTAAACTTCAGGTTAGCTGAGTTAATAGGtaagtttcaaaaatcgGCACTACAATGTACCGATAAAAGAATCGCCAAGTTAAACGAGTGCTTACAGAACATACGAATCGTGAAATATTTTGCATGGGAAAATAACATCTCAAAGGACATTAAGCTAATAAGACAAAACGAGTTAAGATTTTTACTCCAAAAGTCTATGGTGTGGGCACTAAGTTCATTCCTTTGGTTTGTGACACCAACCTTAGTCACAGGTGTTACTTTTGCCATCTATATATTTGTTCAACACCAGGAATTAAATGCCCCTCTTGCGTTTACTACTCTTTCACTTTTCACTTTATTAAAGACGCCCTTGGATCAATTGTCAAATATGCTAAGTTTTATGAATCAATCAAAAGTGTCTCTAGACAGAATAGTCAAGTTCATAAATGAGGACGATACGGAAAAGTATAACCAGTTAACTGTATCTCCAGACGAAAACAAGATTGAATTTAAAAACGCTACTTTAACATGGAATGAAAATGACACAGAAAGTACAATATTTAGATTGTGCGATTTAAATATCACATTTCAAATTGGCAAACtgaatttgattttgggtTCAACAGGTTCCGGTAAAAGTGCACTATTGATGGGCTTATTGGGTGAATTACACTTAATCAGTGGGTCTATCACCGTGCCAGGTTTAGAACCAAGGCACGATTTGATACCTGATCATAATGGACTAACCAATTCCTTTGCATACTGTTCTCAAAATGCATGGTTACTAAATGGCACAgtaaaaaacaatataaTCTTCAACGGTGCCTATGATGATGTTAGGTACAGAAAGGTGATTGATGCCTGCGGACTGAAACGAGACTTGGAAATTTTACCAGCTGGTGACTCAACGGAAATTGGTGAAAAAGGTATAACGTTATCAGGAGggcaaaagcaaagaatTTCTTTAGCAAGAGCCGTTTATTCGAATGCCAAACATTTGTTGTTAGATGATTGTTTGAGTGCTGTAGATTCACACACCGCCGTATGGATCTACGAAAATTGTATTACAGGACCAATGATGGAAAAGAGGACATGTATTTTGGTCACCCACAACGTTTCATTAACCATCAGAAAAGCACATTTTGCAgttattttggaaaatgggAAAGTGAAGAATCAAGGCGCTATCAAGcaacttgaaaaagagggcatattcaaagaagaaattgctcaGATGCCTTATAAGGGCAATAGGGCCGAAACAAGCGGCAATGAAACAAGTGATCTTCAGGAAAGCACTTCACAAAAAACTAAAGCAGATACGGAGGACACAGAATTTGGAGGGGATCTGATTCAAAAAGGACAATTAGTAAAAgatgaacaaaaatcaaacgGCGCCATAAGTCTAGATGTTTACAAATGGTATctgaaatattttggagGTTGGAAAGCTTTAACCGCCTTGCTCACTCTTTATGTTATTACTCAAGTACTATTTATTAGTCAGTCCTGGTGGATACGATACTGGGTGAACGATTCCAAACCCCATATAGAAACTTCCGGTTTTTCGATGAATGGACtgccattgaaaaggaCAGTTGTGGATAGAATTGATCCCCCAAAAAGTAAACACACAGTGCTTTACTACTTGGGTATGTATTTCGGAATCGGTTTTATTCAGGCACTGCTAGGTGGCACCAAAACCTTTgcaactttttttgctggTATCCAAGCCTCCCGGAAGATATTTGATGATATGCTAGATTTAGTTTTACATGCCAAAATAAGGTTTTTTGACGTAACACCGATCGGCCGAATCATGAATCGTTTTGCTAAGGACATCGAAGGCGTAGATCAAGAATTAACCCCTTACCTAGAAGTGACAATGTTTTGCTTAATCCAATGTACGTCAATAATTTTCCTCATCACCATAATCACCCCCCGCTTCTTAATAGTCGCCGTTGTTGTGTTCATCTTATATTACTTCATCGGAATGTGGTATTTAACAGCTAGCAGGGAATTAAAAAGAATCGattcaataacaaaatcTCCCATTTTCCAACATTTCTCAGAGACTTTGGTAGGTGTTTGCACAATACGAGCCTTTGGAGATGAGAAGAGATTTATCTTGGAGAACTTGGATAAAATAGATCAAAACAATAGAGCCTTCTTTTACCTATCAGTGGCTGTCAAATGGTTTGCCTTTAGAGTCGATATTATCGGTGCGTTTATTGTTTTGGCATCTGgatctttcattttgattaatattaataatattgaCTCGGGTCTTGCTGGTATTTCCTTGACATACGCCATTTTGTTTACCGATGGAGCTTTATGGTTGGTTCGATTATATTCTGCGTTTGAAATGAACATGAATTCTGTGGAAAGATTAAAAGAGTATTCTAGTATCGAGCAAGAGAACTATTTTGACTATAATAAAGACCATATACAGGAGCTCCAGCAGTCTTCGTGGCCTGAACATGGTCAGATCGAAGTTAAAAACCTATCATTGCGCTATGCATTAAATCTACCACCCGTAATAAAAAACGTTAGTTTTACAGTGGAACCTCAAAGTAAGGTTGGGATTGTGGGAAGAACAGGCGCTGGTAAATCTACCATAATCACGGCATTATTTAGATTACTGGAACCAGAAACTGGGCATATCAAAATAGATGGGTGTGATATCAGTCAAATCGATCTAGTTACTTTACGTCGTGCCATTACTATCATCCCTCAGGATCCTGTTTTGTTCACAGGTACTATAAAAAGTAATGTTGATCCATATGATGAGTACGAtaacaagaagattttcaaagttttggCCCAAGTCAATTTGATTTCTGCAGGTGATATTGAAGCAGCACAGAACATGGGGGAGAATTCTATTACCGTTCGTAATAAGTTTATCAATCTCCAAACCGAAATTACTGAGGGAGGTCAAAACATTTCTCAAGGCGAAAGACAATTGCTTTTCATTGCAAGATCATTGTTGCGTGAGCCCAAAATCATATTACTGGATGAAGCTACTTCCTCCGTTGATTACGAATCTGACAATTTGATCCAGGGCATTATAAGGAACGAGTTCCATAAGAGCACAATATTAACAATTGCGCATCGACTGAGATCAGTTATTGATTACGACAAGGTACTTGTCATGGATGCAGGTGAAGTAAAAGAATACGACCATCCCTCTAACCTGTTGAAAAACGAGCAAAGCATATTTTATAGTATGTGTCGGGATAGTGGAGACCTGGAGCTTTTGAAGCAACTAGCCAACCAGTCACGTGAGAGATCTACGCAGTAG
- the SBP1 gene encoding Sbp1p, whose translation MSTEIEEATNAVNNLSINDSEQQPKVPTHKTVIDPEDTIFIGNVAHECTEDDLKQLFVEEFGVEVSVEIPVKEHTDGHIPASKHALVKFPSKIDFDDVKSKYDTNVVKDREIHIKRARTPGQMQRGGFRGGRGAFRGRAGFRGGFRGAFRGGARGRGNFRGRGGARGGFNGQKREKIPLDQMERSKDTLYVNNVPFKATKEEVAEFFGANADSISLPMRKMRDQHTGRIFTSDSANRGMAFVTFEGDNIDIEAKAEEFKGKVFDDRELTVDVAVVRPENEEEEVEQESGPEENQE comes from the coding sequence atgtccactgaaattgaagaagctaCTAATGCCGTAAACAACTTGAGCATCAACGACTCTGAACAACAGCCAAAGGTCCCAACCCACAAGACAGTAATTGATCCTGAAGACACAATCTTTATTGGTAACGTTGCACACGAATGTACCGAAGACGACCTCAAGCAATTGTTTGTGGAGGAATTCGGGGTTGAAGTCAGCGTAGAGATCCCAGTGAAGGAGCACACCGACGGCCATATCCCAGCTAGTAAACACGCTCTCGTCAAGTTCCCATCCAAGATTGATTTCGACGATGTCAAGAGCAAGTACGACACCAACGTGGTTAAGGACAGAGAGATTCATATCAAAAGAGCTAGAACCCCCGGCCAAATGCAAAGAGGTGGTTTCAGAGGAGGTAGAGGCGCCTTCAGAGGCAGAGCTGGTTTCAGAGGCGGTTTCAGAGGTGCCTTCAGAGGCGGTGCCAGAGGTAGAGGTAACTTCAGGGGTAGAGGTGGTGCCAGGGGTGGTTTTAATGGccaaaaaagggaaaagatTCCGTTAGACCAAATGGAAAGATCAAAGGATACCTTATACGTCAATAACGTTCCATTCAAGGccaccaaagaagaagttgccGAATTCTTCGGTGCTAACGCCGACTCCATCTCTTTACCAATGAGAAAAATGAGAGATCAACATACCGGTAGAATCTTCACTTCCGATTCTGCCAATAGAGGTATGGCCTTTGTCACTTTCGAAGGTGACAACATCGATATCGAAGCTAAGGCTGAAGAGTTCAAGGGTAAGGTTTTCGATGACAGGGAATTGACTGTTGACGTTGCCGTTGTCAGaccagaaaatgaagaagaagaagttgagCAAGAATCTGGAcctgaagaaaatcaagaatGA
- the RPL8A gene encoding 60S ribosomal protein eL8, with protein MAPGKKVAPAPFGAKSTKSNKTRNPLTHSTPKNFGIGQAVQPKRNLSRYVKWPEYVRLQRQKKILSIRLKVPPTIAQFQYTLDRNTAAETFKLFNKYRPETAAEKKERLTKEAAAIAEGKSKQDASPKPFAIKYGLNHVVSLIENKKTKLVLIANDVDPIELVVFLPALCKKMGVPYAIVKGKARLGTLVNQKTSAVAALTEVRAEDEAALAKLVSTIDANFADKYDEVKKHWGGGVLGNKAQAKMDKKTKTSSSA; from the coding sequence ATGGCTCCAGGTAAGAAAGTCGCTCCAGCTCCATTCGGTGCTAAGTCCACCAAGTCTAACAAGACTAGAAACCCATTGACTCACTCCACCCCAAAGAACTTTGGTATCGGTCAAGCCGTCCAACCAAAGAGAAACTTGTCTAGATACGTCAAATGGCCAGAATATGTCAGATTacaaagacaaaagaagatcttGTCCATCAGATTAAAGGTTCCTCCAACCATTGCTCAATTCCAATACACTTTGGACAGAAACACTGCTGCTGAAACCTTCAAGTTGTTCAACAAGTACAGACCAGAAACTgctgctgaaaagaaggaaagaTTGACCAAGGAAGCTGCCGCCATTGCTGAAGGTAAATCCAAGCAAGACGCTTCTCCAAAGCCATTCGCCATCAAGTACGGTTTGAACCACGTTGTCTCCTTGAtcgaaaacaagaagaccaAATTGGTTTTGATCGCTAACGATGTCGACCCAATTGAATTGGTTGTTTTCTTACCAGCTTTGTGTAAGAAGATGGGTGTTCCATACGCTATCGTAAAGGGTAAGGCCAGATTAGGTACTTTGGTCAACCAAAAGACCTCCGCCGTCGCTGCTTTGACTGAAGTCAGAGCCGAAGACGAAGCTGCTTTGGCCAAGTTGGTCTCCACCATCGACGCTAACTTCGCTGACAAATACGACGAAGTCAAGAAGCACTGGGGTGGTGGTGTCCTTGGTAACAAGGCCCAAGCCAAGATGGACAAGAAAACTAAGACTTCCAGTTCCGCTTAA
- the GOS1 gene encoding Gos1p, with product MSSQPSFITIRGKAISLETQTESLLSKYSTFAQTTSSEQTGEEKAIDTQLEAILGQRQDVVESLTKICDSNPAISASKLSQLQRHKEILQDHWKSFRNIRSSIQQERNRLNLLFSVKNDIANSTTDAPAPIADADEYIQNETRRIDQSNNVVDRLISQAWETRSQFHSQSNVLNTANNRVLQTLQRIPGVNQLIMKINTRRKKNAVVLATITTLCILFLFFTW from the coding sequence ATGAGCTCACAACCATCTTTCATAACTATCAGGGGCAAGGCCATCTCGCTGGAGACCCAGACGGAGTCTCTCCTCTCGAAGTACTCCACGTTCGCGCAGACCACCAGCTCAGAACAGACTGGGGAAGAGAAGGCAATAGACACGCAGCTGGAGGCCATCCTGGGCCAGAGACAGGACGTGGTCGAGTCGCTGACAAAGATCTGCGACTCCAACCCGGCGATCTCCGCCTCGAAGCTGTCGCAGCTTCAGCGCCACAAGGAGATCCTGCAGGACCACTGGAAGAGCTTCCGCAACATCAGGTCCTCCATCCAGCAGGAGCGCAACAGGCTCAATCTGCTATTTAGCGTGAAGAACGACATCGCTAACTCCACTACAGATGCCCCCGCTCCCATCGCCGACGCTGACGAGTATATCCAGAACGAAACAAGGCGGATTGACCAGTCCAACAACGTCGTAGACCGCCTCATCTCCCAGGCCTGGGAGACCCGGTCGCAGTTTCACTCGCAAAGCAACGTCCTGAACACCGCGAACAACAGGGTGCTGCAGACTCTACAAAGAATACCGGGCGTCAACCAGCTCATCATGAAGATCAACACAAGGCGGAAGAAAAACGCCGTCGTATTGGCCACGATAACCACCCTCTGTATactgtttttgtttttcacATGGTAA